A stretch of the Kroppenstedtia eburnea genome encodes the following:
- the recD2 gene encoding SF1B family DNA helicase RecD2, producing the protein MEQQPGLDLFAGEGYLKGSLAQEIFYNEENQYGVFTLRVTESSEPLDQEEVVVVGNMMLPHPDETVVVYGEWKEHPKYGRQYRIRHMKKELPQTREAVAKYLSSGLFPGVGKKTAEKIVDFLGPGVLAQAAVDPGILRRVPGITESRANTIAEGLKEHQALEQALVQLYQFGLGPAIALRVVQTYKEATLEIIRQNPYRLVEEVEGIGFRRADEIARKSGLAPDSPERFQAAALFAIREASLSRGHVYVTEEQLARELNVLLTPQGEELFPAAERKKYLESMVHEERIVDDHGKYYLPSLFYAEHGAAIRVRDWLERKLEPTPVRELFEAVGEVEEELKVSYAERQREAMTTAIDSPVMILTGGPGTGKTTVIRGICHLFAKLNECSLDPAHYETSGKPYPIRLAAPTGRAAKRMSEATGLPAMTIHRLLGWKGDFFERDADHPIEGSLLIVDEVSMLDIWLANQLFRAVPRGMQVILVGDDDQLPSVGPGRVLQDLLQVEAIPRVELTEIYRQEEGSSIIGLAHALKKGEVPDNLTKPMPDRRFFSCNRDQAVDVILQTYQQALHKGYTLFDVQVLAPMYKGPAGVNRINEEIRQAVNPAKPGRKEIRWGESVFRHGDKVLQLMNHPEHPVYNGDMGLITAMDEEAGKDDPVLWVQFDRQEVPYKRSQLNQLSLAYACSVHKAQGSEFAIVIFPLLKAYRRMLKRNLIYTGITRSKSYLILCGEKEALDEGVRQGEREERNSQLADLLQREW; encoded by the coding sequence ATGGAACAACAACCGGGCCTGGATCTCTTTGCGGGGGAAGGGTATCTCAAGGGCTCCCTGGCACAGGAGATCTTTTACAATGAAGAAAATCAATACGGTGTGTTTACGTTGCGGGTGACAGAATCCTCCGAACCCCTGGATCAGGAGGAAGTGGTGGTGGTGGGGAATATGATGCTGCCCCATCCCGATGAGACGGTGGTGGTCTATGGGGAGTGGAAGGAGCATCCCAAGTACGGCCGCCAGTACCGGATCCGTCATATGAAAAAAGAACTCCCCCAGACCCGGGAGGCTGTCGCCAAATATCTCTCCAGCGGTCTGTTTCCCGGTGTGGGGAAGAAGACAGCGGAGAAGATTGTGGATTTTCTGGGACCCGGCGTGCTGGCACAAGCGGCTGTGGATCCCGGGATCCTGAGAAGGGTGCCGGGGATCACGGAATCACGGGCCAACACGATCGCTGAGGGTCTCAAGGAGCATCAAGCGCTGGAGCAGGCGTTGGTTCAGCTGTATCAGTTTGGATTGGGACCGGCCATCGCCCTCAGGGTGGTGCAAACATACAAGGAAGCCACTCTGGAAATCATCCGCCAAAATCCATATCGCCTCGTTGAAGAGGTGGAGGGGATCGGTTTTCGCCGGGCCGATGAGATTGCACGGAAGAGCGGGTTGGCGCCGGATTCGCCGGAACGGTTCCAGGCGGCGGCTCTGTTCGCCATTCGGGAGGCCTCACTCTCCCGGGGGCATGTCTATGTGACAGAGGAACAGTTGGCCCGGGAACTCAACGTGTTGTTGACACCCCAGGGGGAGGAGTTGTTTCCCGCGGCGGAGCGAAAGAAGTACCTGGAGTCGATGGTCCACGAAGAGCGGATCGTCGATGACCACGGGAAATATTATCTGCCTTCCCTCTTCTATGCGGAACACGGAGCGGCGATCCGGGTGCGGGACTGGCTGGAACGAAAGTTGGAGCCCACTCCCGTCCGGGAGTTGTTTGAGGCGGTGGGAGAGGTGGAGGAGGAGCTGAAGGTCTCCTATGCGGAGCGGCAGCGGGAAGCGATGACCACGGCCATCGATTCCCCGGTGATGATTTTGACCGGGGGTCCCGGAACGGGGAAAACAACTGTGATCCGTGGAATTTGCCATCTTTTTGCCAAGCTGAACGAGTGCTCTTTGGACCCGGCTCATTATGAGACATCGGGCAAGCCTTATCCCATCCGGCTGGCGGCTCCCACGGGTCGGGCGGCCAAGCGGATGTCGGAAGCGACGGGTCTGCCGGCGATGACCATCCATCGACTGCTCGGCTGGAAGGGAGACTTTTTTGAACGGGATGCGGATCACCCCATTGAGGGGTCTCTGCTGATTGTGGATGAGGTGTCCATGTTGGACATCTGGTTGGCCAACCAACTGTTCCGGGCCGTGCCCCGGGGGATGCAGGTGATTCTGGTGGGGGACGATGACCAGCTCCCCTCCGTGGGACCGGGACGGGTGCTGCAGGACTTGCTTCAGGTGGAGGCGATCCCCCGGGTGGAATTGACGGAGATTTACCGGCAGGAGGAAGGTTCCTCCATTATCGGGTTGGCCCACGCCCTGAAAAAAGGGGAAGTGCCTGACAATTTGACGAAACCGATGCCGGATCGCCGTTTTTTTTCCTGCAACCGGGATCAGGCGGTGGATGTGATCCTGCAGACCTACCAACAGGCGCTCCACAAGGGGTACACTCTGTTTGATGTACAGGTGCTGGCCCCCATGTACAAAGGGCCGGCGGGGGTGAACCGGATCAACGAAGAAATCCGGCAGGCGGTCAACCCGGCCAAGCCCGGCCGCAAGGAGATCCGCTGGGGGGAGTCGGTCTTCCGGCATGGGGATAAAGTTCTCCAATTGATGAATCACCCCGAGCATCCGGTTTACAACGGGGATATGGGTTTGATCACGGCGATGGACGAGGAGGCGGGGAAGGACGATCCAGTGCTTTGGGTGCAGTTTGACCGGCAGGAAGTCCCTTATAAGCGGAGTCAATTGAATCAACTCTCCCTGGCTTACGCCTGTTCGGTTCACAAGGCCCAGGGGTCGGAGTTCGCCATCGTGATCTTCCCCTTGCTGAAGGCGTACCGGCGCATGTTGAAACGGAACCTGATTTACACCGGGATCACGCGCAGCAAATCTTACCTG
- a CDS encoding winged helix-turn-helix domain-containing protein → MNHGKIAETHRVEDPEQAAALLHPLRGEILTRLSEPASAAEVGRALGEPPQRVNYHLKALEKVGLVRRVGSRQVKNLVEVLYQSIARSFLLADTLGLSPQALEGLKDRTSLAHLIHMTEKIRGDAIRLIEQSEQEEPVPSASLDTEIRLADEQEREAFVRDYVRLVEELASRYQSGAGGRPYRMVMTVYPQPEKEENDE, encoded by the coding sequence ATGAACCACGGGAAAATTGCAGAGACCCACCGGGTGGAAGATCCGGAACAGGCCGCCGCCCTGCTTCATCCCTTGCGAGGGGAGATCCTCACCCGTTTGTCGGAACCCGCATCCGCCGCAGAGGTGGGCCGGGCCCTGGGAGAACCTCCCCAGCGGGTGAACTACCACCTGAAGGCTCTGGAAAAAGTGGGTTTGGTCCGCCGGGTGGGAAGCCGGCAGGTGAAAAATCTGGTGGAAGTCCTGTACCAATCCATCGCCCGCTCCTTCCTGCTGGCAGACACCTTGGGGCTGAGTCCCCAGGCCTTGGAAGGATTAAAGGACCGCACCTCCCTTGCCCATCTCATCCATATGACCGAAAAGATCCGGGGTGACGCCATTCGCCTGATCGAACAGTCGGAACAAGAGGAACCGGTGCCCAGCGCCTCTTTGGACACGGAAATCCGGTTGGCTGATGAACAGGAGCGGGAAGCCTTTGTACGGGATTATGTCCGGCTGGTGGAAGAATTGGCTTCCCGGTACCAGTCCGGTGCCGGCGGCCGGCCCTACCGCATGGTGATGACCGTTTACCCCCAACCGGAAAAGGAGGAGAACGATGAGTAA
- the clpP gene encoding ATP-dependent Clp endopeptidase proteolytic subunit ClpP has protein sequence MNLVPTVIEQTHRGERSYDIYSRLLKDRIVFLGGSIDEALAHSIVAQLLFLASDDSDKDIHLYIHSPGGDTTAGWAIYDTMRHIRPDISTICIGMAASMGAVLLAAGTPGKRMALPHAEVMIHQPWGGTQGQASDIEIRTRWMLRTKERINQVLADHTGQPVNRVKKDTDRDYFLTAEEAKTYGLIDRIIS, from the coding sequence ATGAACCTGGTTCCCACCGTGATCGAACAAACCCACCGCGGCGAACGATCTTACGATATCTATTCCCGGTTGTTGAAAGACCGGATCGTTTTCCTCGGCGGCTCCATCGACGAAGCCTTGGCTCATTCCATTGTCGCCCAGTTGTTGTTTCTCGCCTCGGATGATTCCGACAAGGACATCCACCTCTATATCCACTCGCCTGGTGGAGACACCACCGCCGGCTGGGCCATCTATGACACCATGCGACACATCCGTCCCGACATTTCCACCATTTGCATCGGGATGGCCGCTTCCATGGGAGCCGTCCTCTTGGCTGCCGGCACTCCGGGAAAACGGATGGCCCTGCCCCATGCTGAGGTGATGATTCACCAGCCCTGGGGCGGAACCCAGGGGCAAGCCTCCGATATCGAGATTCGCACCCGTTGGATGCTCCGGACCAAAGAACGGATCAACCAAGTGCTGGCAGACCATACCGGTCAACCCGTGAATCGCGTGAAAAAAGACACAGACCGCGATTATTTCCTGACAGCGGAAGAAGCCAAAACCTACGGATTGATCGACCGAATCATTTCCTAG
- a CDS encoding NAD-dependent epimerase/dehydratase family protein has product MRVKLLILGGTSFLGRHLVETALSREVDVTLFNRGITAPGLFPEAETICGDRDGGLFPLKGRYWDAVIDTCGYLPRLVRDSSRLLVDHTRHYTFVSSISAYAAFARSGQDETAPLAALGNRSTEEVTPDTYGPLKAVCEKEVEQALPERSLILRPGLIVGPYDPTDRFTYWPARLAEGGEVLAPGHPKRRVQWIDVRDLANWMLSLAEQEKTGIYNAVGPAASVTMEEFLLTGIQALNSRGASLIWTEDTFLQQQQVEPWMELPLWIPQTGPWVEKNGPMQGMLEIDNQKALSEGLSLRPLAKTMQDTLTWDKTRPRSLQRKAGISREREQQLLATMTS; this is encoded by the coding sequence ATGAGGGTGAAATTGCTGATCTTGGGCGGAACCTCCTTTTTGGGACGCCATCTGGTGGAAACCGCTCTCTCCAGAGAAGTCGATGTCACCCTGTTCAACCGGGGGATCACCGCCCCGGGGCTGTTCCCGGAGGCGGAAACCATCTGCGGGGACCGGGACGGGGGACTCTTTCCCCTCAAGGGCCGGTATTGGGATGCTGTCATCGACACCTGTGGCTATCTCCCCCGTCTGGTCCGGGACTCGTCCCGGTTGCTGGTGGATCACACCCGCCACTACACCTTTGTATCCAGTATTTCGGCCTATGCCGCCTTTGCCCGAAGCGGTCAGGATGAGACCGCTCCCTTGGCTGCCCTGGGAAACCGGTCCACTGAAGAAGTCACCCCGGATACTTACGGCCCCTTGAAAGCTGTGTGCGAGAAGGAGGTGGAGCAGGCCCTCCCGGAGAGATCCCTCATTCTCCGCCCCGGCCTGATCGTCGGCCCCTATGACCCCACGGACCGCTTCACCTACTGGCCCGCCCGGCTGGCAGAGGGAGGGGAAGTTCTCGCACCCGGCCATCCAAAACGACGGGTGCAATGGATCGATGTCCGCGACTTGGCCAACTGGATGCTGTCCCTCGCGGAACAGGAAAAAACCGGCATCTATAACGCCGTCGGCCCCGCCGCTTCCGTAACCATGGAAGAGTTTCTGCTGACCGGTATCCAGGCTTTGAACAGTCGAGGGGCTTCCCTCATCTGGACGGAGGATACGTTTTTGCAACAACAACAAGTGGAACCCTGGATGGAACTCCCCCTCTGGATCCCCCAAACCGGTCCCTGGGTGGAGAAAAACGGTCCGATGCAGGGGATGTTGGAAATTGACAACCAAAAGGCCCTCAGTGAAGGTCTTTCCCTCCGACCCCTGGCGAAAACGATGCAGGACACCCTGACCTGGGACAAAACCCGTCCCCGCTCCCTGCAACGGAAAGCGGGAATCTCCCGGGAACGGGAACAACAGTTGCTGGCAACCATGACATCCTGA
- a CDS encoding NAD-dependent epimerase/dehydratase family protein: MNSAMVLGATGGTGQVIVSELLTRGVKVVTFGRNERKLKALMEQNDFNQRLSYELGDVFDYQTIAEAAKDVEVIFQCANVKYYEMADQLLLLGENVMKAADLLGKKIVIVDGIYVYGRQVAKGNENHPKQPHTKKGKIRVEFENLIFSNKWKNAEALIVRLPDYYGPTSQNSYLQPTLEGMAANKISVFIGNLKTPREYIYLPDAAKMIVNIAERDDAYGENWNIPGSGLISGKKIIEMVREITGNRKWVIPLHKNAIRCIGLFDPLMREIVEIMYLTEEGFVLSGEKYEKRIGPIPATPFRKGLEETLGNLMHHKNVQPL, translated from the coding sequence ATGAATTCTGCGATGGTATTGGGAGCCACTGGTGGGACGGGTCAGGTGATTGTATCGGAATTGCTGACCCGTGGTGTAAAGGTAGTTACCTTCGGGCGTAACGAAAGGAAATTGAAAGCATTAATGGAACAAAACGATTTCAATCAACGGTTGTCCTATGAACTGGGGGATGTATTTGATTACCAAACCATAGCAGAGGCAGCAAAAGATGTAGAAGTGATATTCCAGTGTGCCAATGTCAAATATTATGAAATGGCGGATCAACTTCTGTTGCTCGGGGAAAATGTGATGAAGGCAGCCGATCTGCTGGGCAAGAAGATTGTGATTGTCGATGGGATCTATGTTTATGGACGTCAAGTCGCAAAAGGGAATGAAAACCACCCCAAACAGCCGCATACGAAAAAGGGGAAGATCAGGGTGGAGTTCGAGAATCTAATCTTCAGTAACAAGTGGAAGAATGCAGAAGCATTAATTGTGCGGTTGCCGGATTATTATGGCCCGACCTCACAGAACTCCTATTTGCAGCCTACATTGGAGGGGATGGCTGCCAACAAAATTTCTGTTTTTATCGGAAACTTGAAAACACCGCGGGAATATATTTATTTACCGGATGCAGCCAAGATGATTGTGAATATAGCAGAAAGGGATGATGCCTATGGGGAGAACTGGAATATACCCGGATCCGGATTGATCTCAGGGAAAAAAATTATAGAAATGGTCCGTGAGATTACTGGAAATCGTAAGTGGGTCATTCCTTTACACAAAAATGCGATTCGTTGCATCGGCTTGTTTGACCCGTTGATGAGAGAAATTGTTGAAATTATGTACCTTACCGAAGAAGGATTTGTTCTGAGTGGGGAAAAATATGAGAAACGGATCGGCCCCATTCCGGCAACTCCCTTCAGAAAAGGATTGGAAGAAACATTGGGAAACCTAATGCATCATAAAAATGTGCAACCCCTGTGA
- a CDS encoding TetR/AcrR family transcriptional regulator has protein sequence MAKPVKTNRKEEILEASLEVIAERGYYNTTTALIAEKAGISQPYVFRFFKTKEELFVAAMDRAYERILQTFKSVDAGPGQLVSKMIEAYEELSASHPNEIALQIIGISVTEESIRNCTRKGLSRIRNYVLERFQASGIPNAEREATTFLARGMLCNISYVIDLPELIDHEKND, from the coding sequence ATGGCCAAACCAGTAAAGACAAATCGAAAGGAAGAGATTCTCGAAGCGAGTCTGGAAGTGATTGCGGAGAGAGGCTATTACAATACAACCACTGCACTGATCGCCGAAAAAGCCGGCATATCCCAACCTTATGTCTTCAGATTCTTTAAAACAAAAGAGGAGTTGTTTGTCGCTGCTATGGATCGGGCATATGAACGGATCCTTCAAACCTTTAAAAGTGTGGATGCCGGTCCCGGACAATTGGTATCCAAAATGATTGAAGCCTATGAAGAGTTGTCAGCATCACATCCCAATGAAATTGCGTTGCAGATTATAGGGATCTCAGTGACAGAAGAATCCATCAGAAATTGTACGAGAAAGGGCTTGTCACGAATCAGGAACTATGTCTTGGAAAGGTTCCAAGCTTCAGGAATCCCAAATGCGGAAAGAGAAGCCACAACGTTCTTGGCGAGGGGAATGCTCTGCAATATTTCCTATGTTATAGATTTACCGGAGTTGATTGATCATGAAAAAAATGACTAA
- the def gene encoding peptide deformylase — protein MAERNILLFGDPILRKRARPVDQITPKIEKLLDDLADTLYAKPGRAALAAPQVGMLWRVIVIDGAEGLIELINPEIEESHGEQVGPEACLSYPGYTGIVKRAKYVKVKTLNRHGETWFLEGENHLARCIQHEIDHLNGVLFIDHIRGNHLYHDQTKQPVHLLDALRLAGRKPQ, from the coding sequence ATGGCTGAGAGAAATATCTTGCTGTTTGGAGACCCCATCCTCCGAAAGAGGGCCAGACCGGTCGATCAGATCACCCCTAAAATAGAAAAACTGCTGGATGATCTGGCTGATACGCTGTATGCCAAGCCGGGGAGAGCCGCATTGGCCGCCCCGCAGGTGGGGATGCTGTGGAGAGTGATTGTGATTGACGGTGCCGAAGGATTAATCGAGCTGATCAATCCCGAGATCGAAGAGAGTCACGGCGAACAGGTCGGTCCGGAAGCATGCTTATCGTATCCCGGATATACCGGAATTGTGAAACGGGCGAAGTATGTGAAAGTGAAAACCCTGAACAGACATGGGGAGACATGGTTCCTCGAAGGAGAAAATCACTTGGCAAGATGTATTCAACACGAAATCGATCACTTGAACGGAGTCCTTTTCATCGATCATATTCGAGGAAATCATCTCTACCATGATCAAACCAAACAGCCTGTCCATCTCCTCGATGCACTTCGTTTGGCGGGGCGAAAGCCACAGTGA
- a CDS encoding helix-turn-helix domain-containing protein, with the protein MLIWMLRKVMAERGIWKGTELARLLEEKAGYRLSAPSISALMNGSPKQMKAETLDALCTALECTPNDLWVHTPIKDSTGEEKKYG; encoded by the coding sequence GTGCTCATTTGGATGTTGCGAAAAGTCATGGCAGAAAGAGGCATTTGGAAAGGAACGGAATTGGCCCGTCTGTTGGAAGAAAAAGCAGGATACCGTTTATCCGCACCATCGATCAGCGCATTGATGAACGGATCACCCAAACAGATGAAGGCTGAAACGTTGGATGCCCTATGCACGGCGTTGGAGTGTACACCCAATGATTTGTGGGTTCATACTCCAATAAAAGATTCAACCGGAGAGGAGAAAAAGTATGGCTGA